From a region of the Fischerella sp. JS2 genome:
- a CDS encoding carotenoid oxygenase family protein, with product MQTTRSHQEISLQSKPYTIEDWRGGNRSLKQEFAYPIKDVEGEIPTNLNGTLFRNGPGLLDVFGRRLHHPFDGDGMVCAISFSNGRAYFRNRFVRTEAYCAEGLAGRMLYRGVFGTQKPGGWLANAFDLRKKNVANTNVIYWGEKLLALWEASHPYRLDPKTLHTFGIETLDGVLHKNSPFAAHPKIDPGDENREPRLVNFAIKPGPLTTISVYELDLTGKVVQQHDHKIPGFAFIHDFAITPQYCLFFQNPLSFNPLPYILGFRGAAECIKFERDRPTKIWIIPRNPTQEAQVIDTDPCFVFHHANAFEQGNEIIVDSICYESFLAIDHNLNYEEIDFDSRPPGQLWRFHLNLQTSTSHRHLIHQRANEFPFINPASIGKPYHCVYLAAAHQLESDAPQQAIIKVDPEFGEQQFWSAAPKGFVGEPVFVPCTPTKGAEDDGWVLTLVYDATSHCSDVVILDGKNLEKGAIARLHLKHHIPYGLHGSFTSEV from the coding sequence ATGCAAACAACTCGCTCACACCAGGAAATCTCTCTTCAGTCTAAACCCTACACCATCGAAGACTGGCGGGGAGGTAATCGTTCCCTTAAGCAAGAATTCGCATATCCCATTAAAGATGTAGAAGGAGAAATTCCCACCAATCTCAACGGCACCTTGTTTCGTAATGGCCCCGGACTACTAGATGTTTTTGGTAGGCGTCTGCATCATCCATTTGATGGCGATGGCATGGTGTGTGCGATCTCATTCTCCAACGGACGCGCCTATTTTCGTAATCGCTTTGTCCGTACCGAAGCTTACTGTGCTGAAGGCTTAGCAGGACGAATGCTATATCGGGGGGTGTTTGGTACACAGAAACCAGGAGGTTGGCTAGCAAATGCTTTTGACTTGCGAAAGAAAAACGTTGCTAACACCAATGTAATTTATTGGGGTGAAAAACTGCTAGCACTATGGGAAGCTTCCCATCCCTATCGTCTAGATCCCAAGACACTGCACACTTTCGGGATAGAAACCCTTGATGGTGTGTTACATAAAAATTCTCCCTTTGCAGCCCATCCCAAGATTGATCCAGGTGATGAAAATCGGGAACCCCGTTTAGTCAACTTTGCCATTAAACCAGGGCCACTGACAACAATTAGCGTTTATGAATTAGACTTAACAGGCAAAGTAGTCCAACAACACGATCATAAAATTCCCGGCTTTGCCTTTATCCACGACTTTGCCATCACGCCTCAATATTGCCTATTCTTTCAAAACCCCCTTTCCTTCAACCCGCTACCCTACATCCTGGGTTTTCGGGGTGCAGCAGAATGTATCAAATTTGAGCGCGATCGCCCCACAAAAATCTGGATTATTCCCCGTAACCCCACTCAAGAAGCCCAAGTCATTGACACAGACCCCTGTTTTGTTTTTCACCACGCTAACGCCTTCGAGCAAGGCAACGAAATTATTGTAGACTCAATTTGCTATGAAAGCTTTCTCGCCATTGACCATAACCTCAATTACGAAGAAATTGACTTTGATAGTCGTCCTCCCGGGCAACTCTGGCGTTTTCACCTCAATTTACAAACTTCCACATCCCACCGACACTTAATTCATCAGCGTGCTAATGAATTTCCCTTTATCAATCCTGCATCTATAGGTAAACCTTATCATTGTGTGTACTTAGCAGCTGCCCATCAGCTAGAAAGCGATGCACCTCAGCAAGCGATCATCAAAGTCGATCCGGAGTTTGGCGAACAGCAATTTTGGAGTGCTGCACCTAAAGGATTTGTTGGTGAACCTGTGTTTGTACCTTGCACTCCGACAAAAGGGGCTGAAGATGATGGCTGGGTACTAACCCTAGTCTACGATGCCACTTCTCACTGCAGTGACGTAGTAATTTTAGATGGAAAAAATCTAGAAAAAGGTGCGATCGCCCGTCTCCACCTCAAACACCATATCCCCTATGGGTTACATGGTAGTTTCACCTCCGAAGTGTAA
- a CDS encoding DUF2834 domain-containing protein, translated as MAVRKIILAIIWLGFTAYTIWLAPLDQPDTLPLVVKLLTFQYGQLNAIIPTIFWLMGVWPMIYGCLMFADGRMQNLRAWPYFIGANFTGVICLLPYLILRKPHQEFDGQKDKSLDFFDRRSTGIFLLVTTISLLIYAIIAGNWQDYIYQFQTVHFVHLISLDFCLMCLTFPLTDLFDDDMARRGIKDTRIFRMVALLPLFGSLLYICLRPPLQSNLSSLLQLI; from the coding sequence ATGGCTGTGAGAAAAATCATTCTGGCGATCATCTGGCTAGGTTTTACTGCTTACACTATATGGTTAGCCCCCCTAGATCAACCAGATACCCTACCTTTGGTAGTCAAACTGTTGACATTCCAATACGGACAACTCAATGCCATTATCCCAACAATATTTTGGCTAATGGGTGTCTGGCCGATGATTTATGGCTGTCTGATGTTTGCTGATGGCAGAATGCAAAACTTGCGTGCTTGGCCCTATTTTATTGGTGCAAATTTTACTGGTGTCATTTGTCTTTTGCCTTACCTAATTTTGCGAAAACCTCATCAAGAATTTGATGGTCAAAAAGATAAATCGCTAGACTTTTTTGATCGGCGTTCCACAGGAATTTTTCTTTTAGTAACTACTATTAGCTTACTAATTTATGCAATTATAGCTGGCAATTGGCAAGATTACATTTATCAATTTCAAACTGTACATTTTGTACATCTGATTAGCTTAGATTTTTGTTTAATGTGCCTGACATTTCCTCTGACTGATTTATTTGATGATGATATGGCACGCAGAGGAATTAAAGATACTCGTATTTTCAGGATGGTGGCACTCTTACCTTTATTCGGGTCATTACTTTATATCTGTCTACGTCCACCTCTGCAAAGTAATTTATCAAGCTTACTTCAATTGATCTAG
- a CDS encoding ChaB family protein, with product MTDINVNQSENTNNNVEESPESIKNNNAGILTEEIKGELPQEAQQIFAAAFKAAQSDGMSEEGARQVAWNSVKNQYEKGSDGKWHAKGEVTAQHYKAVTSGGN from the coding sequence ATGACTGATATTAACGTAAACCAATCAGAAAATACAAATAATAACGTTGAAGAATCACCAGAATCAATTAAAAATAACAATGCTGGGATTTTAACTGAAGAAATTAAAGGAGAATTGCCTCAAGAAGCTCAACAAATTTTCGCTGCTGCTTTCAAAGCTGCCCAAAGTGATGGTATGAGTGAAGAGGGCGCTCGTCAAGTTGCTTGGAACAGTGTGAAAAATCAATATGAGAAAGGTTCTGACGGTAAATGGCACGCTAAAGGCGAAGTTACTGCCCAACATTACAAAGCTGTAACTTCTGGTGGTAATTAA
- a CDS encoding NAD(P)/FAD-dependent oxidoreductase, translated as MSEHKTRICILGGGFGGLYTVLRLSQLPWESLPKPEIVLVDQSDRFVFSPLLYELLTGELQTWEIAPPFTELLTDTGVRFYQAAVSGIDTQQQRVYLQDGPEIGYDRLVLALGGETPLDIVPGATSYAYPFRTIADTYRLEERLRVLEESDSDKIRVAIVGGGYSGVELACKLADRLGSRGRFRLIELTDQILRTSPEFNREAARKALEERGIFIDLETKVEAIAQDTISLEYKGQVDIIPVDLVIWTVGTRVSPVVRNLPFKQNQRGQITTTPTLQVLDHPEIFALGDLAECRDAEGQLVPATAQAAFQQADYVAWNIWASLTRRPLIPFRYQYLGEMMTLGTDNATLTGLGIKLEGSLAYIARRLAYLYRMPTLDHKLKVGFNWLARPIIETLSQ; from the coding sequence ATGAGCGAACATAAAACAAGAATCTGTATACTGGGTGGAGGCTTTGGTGGCCTCTACACAGTTTTGAGGCTGAGTCAGTTACCTTGGGAGTCTTTACCCAAGCCGGAAATAGTTTTGGTAGATCAAAGCGATCGCTTTGTTTTCTCTCCCCTGCTTTACGAATTGCTAACTGGTGAATTGCAAACTTGGGAAATTGCCCCTCCGTTTACAGAATTATTAACAGATACGGGGGTACGTTTTTATCAAGCTGCTGTGTCGGGAATTGACACACAACAGCAAAGAGTATATTTACAAGATGGACCGGAAATTGGCTATGATCGCCTAGTTTTGGCGCTGGGTGGCGAAACACCTTTGGATATTGTACCTGGTGCAACTTCTTATGCTTATCCTTTCCGTACAATTGCTGATACATACCGCTTAGAAGAGCGCTTGCGAGTGTTGGAAGAGTCTGATAGTGACAAAATTCGTGTGGCAATTGTTGGTGGTGGTTACAGTGGTGTAGAGCTAGCATGTAAACTAGCAGACAGGCTGGGGTCAAGAGGACGCTTTCGGTTAATAGAACTTACTGATCAAATTTTGCGAACCTCGCCAGAGTTTAATCGCGAAGCAGCTAGAAAGGCATTAGAAGAACGAGGTATATTTATTGACTTAGAGACCAAGGTAGAAGCGATCGCCCAAGATACGATTTCCCTGGAATATAAGGGTCAAGTAGATATTATTCCTGTGGATTTGGTAATTTGGACAGTGGGAACGCGAGTCTCACCTGTAGTCCGCAATCTGCCTTTTAAGCAAAATCAACGTGGTCAAATTACGACTACACCAACCCTCCAAGTCTTGGATCATCCAGAAATTTTTGCATTGGGAGATTTAGCAGAATGTCGCGATGCGGAAGGACAACTAGTCCCCGCTACTGCCCAAGCAGCTTTTCAACAAGCCGATTATGTAGCTTGGAATATTTGGGCAAGTCTGACTCGTCGTCCTCTAATTCCATTCCGCTACCAATACTTAGGTGAGATGATGACGTTGGGGACAGACAACGCAACTCTGACTGGTTTAGGGATCAAATTAGAAGGTTCTTTGGCTTATATCGCCCGTCGTCTAGCTTATTTGTATCGAATGCCAACTTTAGATCATAAACTCAAAGTAGGTTTTAACTGGCTAGCTCGTCCTATTATAGAGACATTATCACAATAA
- a CDS encoding HAD family hydrolase: MERPKVIFLDAVGTLFGVKGSVGEVYSQIAQEFGVEVSAETLNKTFIQSFKAAPPPVFANAQEQDIPQWEFEWWLRIASDTFQKAGVLEKFSDFSAFFSEVYIHFGTAEPWFVYADVLPSLTNWQKMGIELGIISNFDSRIYSVLQALELRDFFSSITISTQAGAAKPDPKIFTIALEKHNCPPTAAWHIGDSIADDYQAAKAAGLRGIWINRQK; this comes from the coding sequence ATGGAACGACCGAAAGTTATTTTTTTAGATGCAGTTGGCACTCTCTTCGGCGTCAAAGGCAGTGTAGGTGAAGTTTATAGCCAAATTGCCCAGGAGTTTGGTGTCGAAGTCTCTGCCGAAACTTTGAATAAAACATTCATCCAGAGTTTTAAAGCCGCACCACCACCTGTGTTTGCAAATGCCCAAGAACAAGATATCCCGCAGTGGGAGTTTGAGTGGTGGCTTCGCATTGCCTCCGATACTTTTCAAAAAGCAGGTGTTCTAGAGAAATTTTCTGATTTTTCGGCTTTTTTTAGCGAAGTTTACATCCATTTTGGCACAGCTGAGCCGTGGTTTGTCTATGCTGATGTTTTACCATCTTTAACAAACTGGCAAAAGATGGGGATTGAACTGGGGATAATATCGAACTTTGATTCCCGCATCTACTCTGTATTGCAGGCTTTGGAACTGAGAGACTTTTTTAGTTCCATTACCATTTCTACGCAAGCAGGCGCAGCCAAACCCGATCCCAAAATTTTTACTATTGCTTTAGAAAAACATAACTGTCCACCAACAGCCGCATGGCACATTGGGGACAGTATTGCAGACGATTATCAAGCGGCAAAAGCAGCTGGATTAAGAGGTATTTGGATAAATCGTCAAAAGTAG
- a CDS encoding phospholipase D-like domain-containing protein: protein MSFFSTQWRFSSIFLVILTFSACQRAKFDNQRLKPLPQDPFVQVYFNHSQSSEYLEPYRHQAHQGDDLEQLIVETISQAKSTIDVAVQELRLPKIAQALVDKQKAGIKVRVILENNYSRPWSSFTANEVKKLDKREQERYQEYRLFADSNQDGNLSQEEITQTDALVILKQAKIPLINDTSDGSQGSSLMHHKFVVVDNRFVVVTSANFTMSDIHGDFTNTNSLGNANNLLKIDSPEIADLFTKEFNLMWGDGVGGKLDSKFGLQKPLQNSHQIILGDNQITVKFSPNSPTQPWNYSSNGLIGSTLNSANKSIDMALFVFSEQRLANILEMRHNDNVKIRALIESGFAYRPYSEALDMMGVALTTKCQNQVDNHPWKNPITTVGVPVLAKGDLLHHKFAVIDHKTVITGSHNWTKAGNNSNDETLLVIENPIVAAHYLREFDRIYANSRLGIPPKIQQKIKAQTKECQK from the coding sequence GTGTCTTTTTTCTCTACCCAATGGCGTTTTTCTTCTATATTTTTAGTAATACTAACTTTCAGCGCTTGTCAACGAGCCAAGTTTGACAATCAGCGGTTAAAACCACTACCGCAAGATCCATTTGTACAAGTTTACTTTAACCATTCTCAGTCTTCCGAATACTTAGAACCTTATCGTCACCAAGCTCATCAGGGAGATGATTTAGAACAATTAATTGTTGAGACTATCTCCCAAGCAAAATCAACAATTGATGTGGCAGTGCAAGAATTACGTTTACCTAAAATAGCACAGGCACTTGTAGACAAGCAAAAAGCAGGCATAAAAGTTAGAGTAATTTTAGAAAATAATTATAGTCGTCCTTGGAGTAGTTTTACTGCTAACGAGGTGAAGAAATTAGATAAAAGAGAACAAGAACGCTATCAAGAATATAGGTTATTTGCAGATAGTAACCAAGATGGAAACCTGAGCCAAGAAGAAATTACTCAGACAGATGCATTAGTAATTTTAAAGCAAGCCAAAATACCTTTGATAAATGACACCAGCGATGGTTCTCAGGGTAGCAGCTTGATGCATCATAAATTTGTAGTTGTAGACAATCGTTTTGTGGTCGTCACCTCTGCTAACTTTACCATGAGTGATATCCACGGTGATTTTACTAATACTAACAGCTTGGGTAATGCTAATAATTTATTAAAAATTGACAGTCCCGAAATAGCAGATTTATTTACCAAAGAATTTAACCTGATGTGGGGTGACGGAGTGGGCGGTAAGCTTGACAGTAAATTTGGTTTGCAAAAACCTCTACAAAATTCTCATCAAATTATCTTAGGCGATAATCAAATCACAGTCAAATTTTCACCGAACTCTCCCACACAGCCTTGGAATTATAGCAGTAATGGTTTAATAGGTAGTACCTTAAATTCAGCAAATAAATCTATAGATATGGCTTTATTTGTATTTTCTGAACAGCGTTTGGCAAACATACTCGAGATGCGCCACAACGATAATGTGAAAATTCGCGCCTTAATTGAATCGGGTTTTGCCTATCGTCCCTACAGTGAAGCATTAGATATGATGGGGGTAGCTCTCACTACAAAATGTCAAAATCAAGTCGATAATCATCCTTGGAAAAATCCCATCACTACTGTAGGCGTACCTGTTTTAGCCAAAGGTGATTTATTGCATCACAAATTTGCCGTTATAGATCATAAAACAGTAATTACTGGTTCTCACAACTGGACAAAAGCAGGTAATAACAGTAATGATGAGACACTTTTAGTAATCGAAAATCCCATAGTTGCCGCTCATTACCTAAGAGAATTTGACAGAATTTATGCCAATTCTAGATTAGGTATTCCACCAAAAATTCAGCAAAAAATCAAAGCACAAACGAAAGAGTGCCAGAAATAA